The proteins below come from a single Limosilactobacillus reuteri genomic window:
- a CDS encoding acyl-CoA thioesterase, whose protein sequence is MGAIKCNDTLAVSIHRIRNSDLNEHGTVYGGRILELIDGQASVAAMRVARTTVATVSMDEIQFLRPFDLQDSMCMEAYVTGFGKRSIEVFTKVIGEHLMTGERFLGFYCFMTFVILDPEKQTAFNKLIPETEEQKTLMATYSQRVKQRQIQRQKQQEFLPHISISKPW, encoded by the coding sequence ATGGGTGCAATCAAATGTAATGATACATTAGCGGTGTCAATTCATCGGATTCGTAATTCAGATTTAAACGAACACGGGACAGTATACGGGGGACGAATCTTGGAATTAATTGATGGTCAAGCCTCGGTAGCAGCAATGCGAGTAGCTCGAACAACAGTTGCAACAGTATCAATGGATGAGATCCAATTTCTGCGACCATTTGACCTTCAAGATTCAATGTGTATGGAGGCATACGTTACCGGCTTTGGGAAGCGATCAATTGAAGTATTTACAAAAGTAATTGGTGAGCACTTGATGACCGGTGAACGTTTCCTCGGCTTTTATTGTTTTATGACTTTTGTAATTCTTGATCCTGAAAAACAAACGGCATTTAATAAATTAATTCCGGAAACTGAAGAGCAAAAGACGTTAATGGCAACATATTCTCAACGTGTTAAGCAACGGCAAATCCAGCGGCAAAAACAGCAAGAATTTCTGCCTCATATTTCAATTTCCAAGCCGTGGTAA
- a CDS encoding phospho-sugar mutase → MSWKDTYKVWQERTDLESDLKQELAAMSDDKEIEDAFYGPLSFGTAGMRGLMGPGINRMNVYTVRQATEGLATLMDSLGDDIKKRGVAIGYDSRHNSRKFAHDAARVLGAHGIKVYIYDNLRPTPELSFAVRHMGTYAGIMITASHNPKEYNGYKIYGEDGGQMPPKESDMMTGYIRKIDDIFDIALADEQEMLDNGLETIMGEDVDAAYLANAKGVTVNPELAKEYGKDMKFVFTPLCGTGRMLGERALRQAGFTNYEMEPTEAQPNGDFPGLEHPNPEFPEAFVRSIALGKKVDADVLIATDPDADRLGCAVRQPDGEYQLLTGNQIASIMLAYILEAHKQAGTLPKNAAAVKSIVSTNFAAKIAESYGVEMINVLTGFKWIADQIHQYETGKADHTFMFGFEESYGYLIKPFVRDKDAIQSLTLLAEVAAYYRSRNMTLYDGLQELFKKYGYFREKTIANTYAGVDGPAKIKALMKKFREEAPTHFAGHQVVVTEDFANGTKTTADGEVSELGIPESNVLRYILDDDTWIAIRPSGTEPKLKFYIGTSADTLDKANEKLADFEKALQEFAE, encoded by the coding sequence GTGAGCTGGAAAGATACTTATAAGGTTTGGCAAGAACGAACAGATCTTGAATCAGACTTAAAGCAAGAATTAGCTGCAATGAGCGACGATAAAGAAATTGAAGATGCCTTTTACGGTCCATTATCATTCGGAACTGCAGGAATGCGGGGACTAATGGGACCAGGAATTAACCGGATGAATGTTTACACTGTCCGTCAAGCAACTGAAGGTTTGGCAACTTTAATGGATTCATTGGGTGATGATATTAAAAAACGAGGAGTCGCTATTGGTTACGATTCTCGGCACAACTCCCGTAAATTTGCTCATGATGCTGCTCGTGTATTAGGTGCTCATGGGATTAAGGTTTACATCTATGATAATTTACGCCCAACGCCTGAATTGTCATTTGCAGTTCGTCACATGGGGACTTATGCGGGAATCATGATTACCGCTAGTCATAACCCTAAGGAATACAATGGTTACAAGATTTACGGTGAAGATGGCGGACAGATGCCACCTAAAGAATCTGACATGATGACAGGTTACATCCGTAAGATTGATGATATTTTTGACATTGCTTTAGCTGATGAACAAGAAATGCTTGACAATGGTTTGGAAACAATCATGGGTGAAGATGTTGATGCTGCATACCTTGCTAATGCTAAGGGTGTAACTGTTAACCCTGAATTAGCCAAGGAATACGGTAAAGATATGAAATTTGTCTTTACCCCATTATGTGGAACTGGCCGAATGCTTGGTGAACGGGCATTGCGTCAAGCTGGTTTTACAAATTATGAAATGGAACCAACTGAAGCACAACCAAATGGTGATTTCCCTGGTTTGGAACATCCTAATCCAGAATTCCCAGAAGCATTTGTTCGTTCCATTGCCCTTGGCAAAAAAGTTGATGCAGATGTGTTGATCGCCACGGACCCTGATGCTGACCGGCTTGGATGTGCAGTTCGTCAACCAGATGGTGAATATCAATTGCTAACTGGTAATCAAATTGCTTCTATCATGCTTGCCTACATTCTTGAAGCGCATAAACAAGCGGGAACCTTACCAAAGAATGCTGCTGCGGTAAAATCAATTGTTTCTACTAACTTCGCTGCTAAGATCGCAGAAAGTTACGGCGTTGAGATGATCAATGTTTTAACTGGTTTCAAGTGGATCGCTGACCAAATTCATCAATATGAGACTGGAAAAGCTGATCATACCTTTATGTTTGGTTTTGAAGAAAGTTATGGTTACCTTATTAAGCCATTTGTTCGTGACAAGGATGCTATCCAATCCTTAACTTTACTTGCTGAGGTTGCCGCTTATTACCGTAGTCGTAACATGACCCTTTACGATGGCTTACAAGAATTGTTTAAGAAGTACGGCTACTTCCGCGAAAAGACAATTGCTAATACTTATGCTGGTGTTGATGGCCCAGCTAAGATTAAGGCTTTAATGAAGAAGTTCAGAGAAGAAGCCCCAACTCATTTTGCCGGTCATCAAGTAGTAGTTACTGAAGACTTCGCTAATGGGACTAAAACTACAGCTGATGGCGAAGTAAGTGAATTAGGTATCCCAGAATCAAATGTATTGCGTTACATTCTTGATGATGATACTTGGATTGCTATTCGTCCATCGGGAACTGAACCAAAGCTTAAGTTCTACATTGGTACAAGTGCTGATACCTTAGATAAGGCAAATGAAAAATTAGCTGATTTCGAAAAGGCTTTACAAGAGTTTGCTGAATAA
- a CDS encoding YfbR-like 5'-deoxynucleotidase: MGMHEYLKSLSDLEMINRAPGYFKFEEHNVAAHSFKVTQAAQMLGDIEEQAGNEIDWRSLYEKALNHDYTERFIGDIKTPVKYATPELRSMLARVDKSLTENFIQSEIPAEFRAAYERRFAEGKDDTLEGKILAVADKIDLMYESFGEIQKGNPEPVYMDIYKSSLTAIMDFRDMASVQYFLKKILPELLKDNADGNAKNQLAIITTQIIQQ, encoded by the coding sequence GTGGGAATGCATGAATATCTGAAAAGTTTAAGCGACCTCGAAATGATTAACCGTGCTCCAGGATATTTTAAATTTGAGGAACACAATGTGGCTGCCCATTCATTTAAAGTAACGCAAGCAGCACAAATGCTTGGTGATATTGAAGAACAAGCCGGAAATGAAATTGATTGGCGTTCTTTATATGAAAAAGCTCTTAATCATGACTATACAGAGCGATTTATTGGTGACATCAAAACACCGGTAAAGTATGCTACCCCTGAATTGCGCTCAATGCTGGCGCGGGTTGATAAATCATTAACAGAAAACTTTATTCAATCTGAAATTCCGGCTGAGTTCCGGGCAGCTTATGAACGACGATTTGCGGAAGGGAAAGATGATACTTTAGAAGGTAAAATCCTCGCGGTTGCTGATAAGATTGATCTTATGTATGAATCATTTGGTGAGATCCAAAAAGGTAATCCTGAACCAGTTTATATGGATATTTATAAGTCGAGCTTGACGGCAATTATGGATTTTCGTGATATGGCTAGTGTCCAGTATTTCCTTAAGAAGATTTTACCAGAATTATTAAAAGATAATGCAGATGGTAATGCTAAAAACCAATTAGCAATTATTACTACGCAAATTATTCAACAATAA
- the uvrB gene encoding excinuclease ABC subunit UvrB, with translation MIYRQPDKKFELVSEYKPTGDQPQAINQLTKGIEDGEKAQILLGATGTGKTFTISNVIANVNKPTLILSHNKTLAGQLYGEMKKFFPHNAVEYFVSYYDYYQPEAYVPSSDTYIEKDASINDEIDKLRHSATTSLLERNDVIVVASVSSIFGLGDPREYQNSVLSLRVGQEIERDRLLTELVNIQFDRNDIDFQRGRFRVRGDVVEIFPASRDERALRIEFFGDEIDRIREVDALTGEVIGDRDHVSIFPATHFMTNEEVMDRALPQIEADMKKQVKKFTDEGKLLEAERIQQRTTYDIEMMREMGYTNGIENYSRYMDGRKPGEPPYTLLDFFPKDFLLVVDESHQTMPQVRGMYNGDRARKQMLIDYGFRLPSALDNRPLKLPEFEQHVNQVVYMSATPGPYEMEQTDHVAQQIIRPTGLLDPTVEVRPVMGQIDDLVGEINKRIEKNERVFVTTLTKKMSEDLTDYLKDMGLRVKYLHSDIKTLERTQIIRDLRLGKFDVLVGINLLREGLDVPEVSLVAILDADKEGFLRNERSLIQTIGRTARNENGAVIMYADTVTDSMQKAMDETKRRRTIQMKYNEEHHITPHTIIKPIQEAITVTKKATDEAEADNSAEFTDKDFAKLDKEAQAKMLDELTEQMRSAAKRLDFEQAATLRDTIMELKTKAKK, from the coding sequence TTGATTTACCGGCAACCAGATAAAAAATTTGAACTAGTGTCAGAGTACAAACCAACCGGCGATCAGCCCCAAGCAATTAATCAATTGACAAAGGGGATTGAAGATGGTGAAAAAGCTCAAATCTTATTAGGAGCAACAGGAACAGGAAAAACATTTACAATCTCAAATGTGATTGCCAATGTTAATAAGCCAACTTTGATTCTTTCCCATAATAAAACTTTAGCTGGACAGCTCTATGGTGAAATGAAAAAATTCTTCCCTCACAATGCGGTTGAATATTTTGTTTCCTACTATGACTACTATCAACCGGAAGCATATGTTCCATCTAGTGATACTTATATTGAAAAAGATGCGTCAATTAATGATGAGATTGATAAGTTGCGGCACTCTGCCACCACTTCCTTACTGGAACGAAATGATGTAATTGTCGTTGCCTCTGTTTCTAGTATTTTTGGATTAGGGGATCCTCGAGAATACCAAAATAGTGTTCTTTCTTTGCGCGTTGGTCAAGAAATTGAACGTGATCGATTGTTGACTGAACTGGTTAATATTCAATTTGATCGCAATGATATTGATTTTCAACGGGGGCGTTTCCGCGTTCGTGGCGATGTAGTTGAAATCTTTCCGGCGTCGCGTGATGAACGAGCATTGCGAATTGAATTTTTTGGGGATGAGATTGATCGGATTCGTGAAGTTGATGCGCTGACAGGCGAAGTGATTGGTGACCGGGACCATGTTTCTATCTTCCCGGCTACTCACTTTATGACTAATGAAGAAGTCATGGATCGGGCATTGCCACAAATTGAAGCTGATATGAAGAAACAAGTAAAGAAGTTTACTGATGAGGGAAAGCTTCTTGAAGCAGAGCGAATTCAACAACGGACAACTTATGATATTGAAATGATGCGTGAGATGGGCTATACCAATGGAATTGAGAATTATTCGCGTTACATGGATGGTCGAAAGCCCGGCGAACCTCCCTATACCTTATTAGATTTCTTCCCTAAAGATTTCTTATTAGTTGTTGATGAATCCCACCAAACCATGCCGCAAGTACGGGGAATGTATAACGGGGACCGAGCGCGGAAACAAATGTTAATTGATTATGGGTTCCGCTTACCAAGTGCTCTTGACAATCGACCATTAAAACTACCAGAATTTGAACAACATGTTAATCAAGTTGTATATATGTCTGCAACCCCAGGCCCATATGAAATGGAACAGACAGACCACGTTGCTCAGCAAATTATTCGACCGACTGGGTTACTTGACCCAACAGTTGAGGTTCGCCCGGTAATGGGACAGATTGACGACCTAGTTGGTGAAATTAACAAACGTATTGAGAAAAATGAACGTGTTTTTGTTACGACCCTGACGAAAAAGATGTCCGAAGACCTTACTGATTATCTAAAAGATATGGGGTTAAGGGTCAAATACCTTCATAGTGATATTAAGACTCTTGAACGAACGCAAATCATTCGTGATCTCCGTCTTGGTAAATTTGATGTTCTTGTTGGAATTAACCTCTTGCGGGAAGGGCTAGACGTTCCAGAAGTATCCTTGGTCGCCATTCTTGATGCCGATAAGGAAGGCTTTTTACGTAATGAACGTTCACTTATTCAGACGATTGGTCGCACGGCCCGGAATGAGAATGGGGCAGTAATTATGTATGCTGATACCGTGACTGACTCGATGCAAAAGGCAATGGATGAAACAAAGCGGCGACGGACGATTCAGATGAAATACAATGAAGAACATCATATTACGCCGCATACAATCATCAAGCCAATTCAAGAAGCAATTACTGTTACTAAGAAAGCAACGGATGAAGCTGAAGCAGATAACAGTGCTGAATTTACTGACAAAGATTTTGCAAAGCTAGATAAAGAGGCCCAAGCAAAGATGCTGGATGAATTAACAGAGCAAATGCGCTCTGCTGCTAAACGCCTTGACTTTGAACAGGCTGCTACGCTTCGTGATACGATAATGGAATTAAAGACAAAAGCAAAAAAATAG
- the uvrA gene encoding excinuclease ABC subunit UvrA yields the protein MANDKIIIHGARAHNLKNIDITIPKNKLVVITGLSGSGKSSLAFDTLYAEGQRRYVESLSAYARQFLGQMDKPDVDSIDGLSPAISIDQKTTSHNPRSTVGTVTEINDFLRLLWARVGTPICPNDNIPITSQSPEQMVDRVLELPERTRLQILSPVVRDKKGTQKKVFETIKREGFVRVQVDGETYDLDSVPELDKNKKHTVNVVIDRIIIKEGIRSRLFDSFESALRLSDGYAIADVIGGDPIPFSEQYACPICGFTVGELEPRLFSFNAPTGACPECEGLGLKLEVDIDLVVPDRTKTLKERAIVPWNPISSQYYPQMLEQFCKSVGIDMDTPFNKLPKKQQQQILYGNGETPFHFHYENDFGGIRDVDVPFEGVINNISRRYRETNSDFTREQMRKYMTELPCPVCHGYRLNQRALAVKIDGRNIGEVSALSISDSLEFFKSIKLSAQKNEIAKPILKEIIDRLTFMKNVGVEYLTLSRSARTLSGGEAQRIRLATQIGSNLSGVMYVLDEPSIGLHQRDNDRLIESLKAMRDLGNTLVVVEHDEDTMRAADYIVDIGPGAGENGGQVMAAGTPKQIMRSRKSLTGQYLSGKKFIPVPQERRGGNGKKITITGAAENNLKDITVDFPLGEFICVTGVSGSGKSTLVNMILKRVLAQKLNNNSAKPGKYKSISGVENIEKVINIDQSPIGRTPRSNPATYTGVFDDIRELFAQTNQAKMRGYTKGRFSFNVKGGRCEACRGDGIIKIEMNFLPDVYVPCEVCHGTRYNSETLEVEYKGKNIAEVLNMTVSEALEFFSAIPKIKRKLQTIEDVGLGYVHLGQPATTLSGGEAQRMKLAAELHRQSHGKSFYILDEPTTGLHMDDIKRLLAVLQRLVDAGNTVLVIEHDLDVVKSADWLIDLGPEGGAGGGNVVATGTPEQVAEVKGSYTGKYLKEMLERDQKWAEEREAKQKK from the coding sequence GTGGCAAATGATAAGATCATAATTCATGGGGCACGGGCTCATAACCTAAAAAATATTGATATTACTATTCCGAAAAACAAGTTAGTCGTTATAACTGGCCTATCGGGTTCTGGAAAGAGTTCTTTAGCTTTTGATACATTATATGCAGAAGGACAACGACGCTACGTGGAAAGTTTATCGGCTTATGCGCGGCAATTTTTAGGCCAGATGGATAAGCCAGATGTAGATTCGATTGACGGGTTATCTCCAGCAATTTCAATTGACCAAAAAACAACATCCCATAATCCGCGTTCAACGGTCGGAACCGTGACTGAAATTAACGATTTTCTCCGCTTACTATGGGCACGGGTTGGTACACCAATTTGTCCGAACGATAATATTCCAATTACTAGTCAGTCACCAGAACAAATGGTGGATCGGGTACTAGAATTGCCTGAACGGACACGTCTGCAAATTCTTTCGCCGGTTGTTCGTGATAAAAAGGGAACACAAAAGAAAGTCTTTGAAACAATTAAGCGTGAGGGATTTGTCCGAGTTCAAGTGGATGGCGAAACTTATGACCTTGATTCAGTCCCTGAATTAGATAAAAATAAAAAACATACGGTTAACGTCGTGATTGATCGAATCATCATCAAAGAGGGAATTAGGTCGCGGTTATTTGACTCCTTTGAATCAGCGCTCCGCTTAAGCGATGGTTATGCAATTGCTGATGTGATTGGTGGAGATCCAATTCCATTTTCTGAACAATATGCTTGTCCCATTTGTGGCTTTACAGTTGGTGAATTAGAGCCACGGTTATTCTCCTTTAATGCTCCTACTGGTGCTTGTCCAGAATGTGAAGGGTTAGGATTGAAGCTCGAAGTAGATATTGATTTAGTAGTCCCTGACCGAACAAAGACCTTAAAAGAAAGGGCGATTGTTCCCTGGAATCCAATCTCATCGCAATACTATCCCCAAATGTTAGAACAATTCTGCAAGTCGGTTGGCATTGATATGGATACTCCTTTCAATAAGTTGCCTAAAAAGCAACAACAACAGATTTTGTACGGTAATGGTGAAACGCCATTTCACTTCCATTATGAGAATGACTTTGGTGGCATTCGGGATGTCGATGTGCCATTTGAAGGTGTTATCAATAATATTAGCCGACGATACCGGGAGACTAACTCAGATTTTACAAGGGAACAAATGAGAAAGTATATGACTGAGCTTCCATGTCCAGTTTGTCATGGTTACCGGCTAAACCAGCGGGCCTTAGCAGTAAAGATTGATGGGCGAAATATCGGTGAAGTTTCCGCTTTATCAATTAGTGATTCCCTTGAATTCTTTAAGAGCATCAAACTTTCTGCACAAAAAAATGAAATTGCTAAGCCGATTTTAAAAGAAATCATTGATCGATTAACCTTTATGAAAAATGTTGGTGTTGAATATCTAACTTTAAGTCGCTCAGCACGAACTCTTTCAGGGGGAGAAGCTCAGCGAATTCGATTAGCAACCCAAATTGGTTCTAATTTATCAGGAGTAATGTATGTCCTTGATGAGCCGTCAATTGGACTTCATCAACGAGATAATGACCGTTTGATTGAGTCGTTAAAGGCTATGCGTGACCTTGGTAATACACTTGTTGTTGTAGAACATGATGAAGATACAATGCGCGCGGCCGATTACATTGTTGATATTGGCCCTGGAGCTGGTGAAAATGGAGGCCAAGTGATGGCAGCCGGAACTCCTAAGCAAATTATGCGATCACGGAAATCCTTAACTGGCCAATACTTATCAGGGAAAAAATTTATTCCAGTACCTCAAGAGCGTCGAGGAGGTAACGGTAAGAAAATTACTATTACAGGAGCAGCAGAAAATAACTTAAAGGATATTACAGTTGATTTTCCACTTGGTGAGTTTATTTGCGTAACGGGGGTTTCTGGTTCAGGGAAGTCAACCCTTGTTAATATGATTCTCAAAAGGGTCTTGGCACAAAAATTGAATAATAATTCAGCAAAACCTGGTAAGTACAAGTCGATTAGCGGGGTCGAAAATATTGAGAAAGTTATCAATATTGATCAATCGCCAATTGGTCGTACTCCACGAAGTAACCCTGCAACTTATACGGGAGTCTTTGATGACATCCGTGAATTATTTGCCCAAACCAACCAAGCTAAAATGCGTGGTTATACTAAGGGGCGTTTTAGCTTTAATGTTAAGGGTGGGCGCTGTGAAGCCTGCCGCGGGGACGGAATTATTAAAATTGAAATGAACTTCTTGCCAGATGTTTATGTGCCATGTGAAGTTTGTCATGGAACACGTTATAATTCTGAAACACTTGAAGTTGAATACAAGGGCAAGAATATTGCTGAGGTCCTTAATATGACTGTTTCGGAAGCTCTTGAATTCTTTAGTGCGATTCCAAAAATTAAGCGCAAATTGCAAACTATTGAAGACGTTGGGCTGGGTTATGTTCACCTTGGTCAACCAGCAACTACCCTTTCAGGTGGGGAAGCTCAACGAATGAAATTAGCAGCTGAACTTCACCGGCAGTCTCACGGTAAGAGTTTCTATATTTTAGATGAACCAACTACTGGATTGCACATGGATGATATCAAGCGCTTATTAGCTGTCCTGCAGCGGTTAGTCGATGCGGGAAATACTGTTTTAGTGATTGAACATGATTTAGATGTTGTGAAATCAGCGGACTGGTTAATTGACCTTGGCCCTGAAGGAGGAGCTGGTGGAGGTAATGTTGTCGCTACCGGAACACCAGAGCAAGTAGCAGAAGTAAAGGGAAGCTACACTGGTAAATATTTAAAAGAGATGCTCGAACGTGATCAAAAATGGGCAGAAGAACGAGAAGCCAAGCAAAAAAAGTAG
- a CDS encoding APC family permease — MNQQPTDELKRSLGFWSAISIVIGTIIGSGIFFKQGSVLDSAGTSTLAIAAWVFGGIITLTGGLTVAEIGAQMPYTGGLYVYIENLYGRLLGFLAGWMQVIVYGPAIIASVAGFMSILMANFFGLGTQWRIPLAVITVIAIGVMNLFENKVGAIFSIVTTAGKMIPIAAIIIFGLFWGHQDAFGQTVTEIHQSTGGFGVAVLATLFGYDGWILIANLGGEMKNPQKLLPRAIILGITAVLIIYTLITVGILKFLPVNTIHRLGENATAYLAVKAFGAIGGKLLSAGIIISMMGTLNGKMITFPRIVYAMARRHDLPFSRYLAYITPKGKSPVVATMFIIILATVMMFFFDPDHLSDLCVFTVYCFYLLAFFGIFILRHKNKGPRPFSTPLYPLVPIIAIAGGIFVLVSEVMNDPAGVILFIGIVIVGLPILYIVKRMDQRRMH; from the coding sequence ATGAATCAACAGCCAACAGATGAACTAAAAAGGTCGCTTGGATTCTGGTCCGCTATTTCGATTGTTATTGGGACAATTATTGGATCGGGAATATTCTTTAAACAAGGATCTGTTCTTGATAGCGCTGGCACATCTACTCTTGCAATTGCAGCCTGGGTATTTGGAGGAATTATTACTTTAACTGGTGGATTAACAGTGGCGGAAATTGGTGCCCAAATGCCATATACCGGGGGACTATATGTCTATATTGAAAACTTATATGGCCGCCTTTTAGGATTTTTAGCCGGGTGGATGCAAGTAATTGTTTATGGGCCAGCAATTATTGCTTCGGTTGCCGGATTCATGAGTATTTTAATGGCAAACTTCTTTGGTTTAGGAACCCAGTGGCGAATACCTTTAGCAGTGATTACAGTGATTGCCATTGGCGTAATGAACCTTTTTGAAAATAAAGTTGGGGCAATTTTTTCGATTGTTACGACTGCCGGAAAAATGATTCCAATTGCGGCAATTATTATCTTTGGTTTGTTCTGGGGGCATCAAGATGCTTTTGGTCAAACGGTTACCGAAATTCACCAATCAACTGGTGGGTTTGGGGTAGCAGTTTTAGCAACCTTATTTGGTTATGATGGTTGGATTTTAATCGCAAACCTTGGGGGAGAAATGAAAAATCCCCAAAAATTATTGCCACGAGCTATCATTTTAGGGATTACTGCTGTTCTTATTATTTATACTTTAATTACTGTTGGGATTCTTAAGTTCCTTCCAGTTAACACTATTCATCGGCTAGGTGAAAATGCAACTGCATACTTAGCGGTGAAAGCTTTTGGCGCAATTGGAGGAAAATTGCTGTCAGCCGGAATTATTATTTCGATGATGGGGACTTTGAACGGGAAAATGATTACTTTCCCCCGGATTGTATACGCAATGGCGCGTCGTCATGATTTGCCATTCTCACGCTATCTCGCATATATCACGCCAAAGGGTAAGTCACCAGTAGTCGCAACGATGTTTATTATCATTCTTGCAACGGTTATGATGTTCTTCTTTGACCCTGATCACTTATCAGATTTGTGTGTGTTTACCGTTTATTGTTTCTATCTTTTAGCATTCTTTGGGATCTTCATTTTAAGACATAAGAATAAGGGACCGCGCCCATTCAGCACACCGCTTTACCCCTTAGTGCCAATTATTGCGATTGCTGGTGGAATCTTTGTCCTCGTAA